A DNA window from Ornithobacterium rhinotracheale DSM 15997 contains the following coding sequences:
- a CDS encoding SdpI family protein, whose product MESGVIELLLIDLILMLLPVVFYFFPPKKMNSLYGYRTLKSFKDQRSWDFAQRYSAKRLLQISFIIMLLQITMILLGVDANIENSYLLLVTLLSYIIGLIICVISTEIALKKLQENA is encoded by the coding sequence ATGGAATCTGGAGTTATTGAACTTTTATTAATTGATTTGATTTTGATGTTATTGCCAGTTGTTTTTTATTTCTTTCCGCCCAAAAAAATGAATTCATTGTATGGTTACAGAACCCTAAAATCTTTTAAAGACCAAAGATCTTGGGATTTTGCACAAAGGTATTCCGCAAAAAGATTGTTGCAGATTTCATTTATAATCATGTTGTTGCAAATAACAATGATACTTTTGGGCGTTGATGCCAATATTGAAAATTCATATTTGTTACTAGTAACATTACTAAGTTATATAATAGGGCTAATTATTTGTGTAATATCAACAGAAATAGCATTAAAAAAACTTCAAGAAAACGCTTAA
- a CDS encoding aminotransferase class I/II-fold pyridoxal phosphate-dependent enzyme, whose amino-acid sequence MDIFERIKENRGPLGQFADYGEGYFIFPKLEGELGPRMKFQGKEVICWSLNNYLGLANHPEIRKTDAEAAAQYGLAYPMGARAMSGQTDKHEELEQRLAKFVQKEAAYLLNFGYQGMLSIIDALLSPKDVVVYDSDSHACIVDGVRLHMGKRFTYQHNDAESLEKMLGRAEKITEKTGGGILVITEGVFGMRGQQGNLKEVVALKKKYNFRLLVDDAHGFGTLGKTGAGAGEEQGVQDEIDVYFSTFAKSMASVGAFVAGEKQMIEYLKYNMRSQIFAKSLPMPLVVGALKRLDMLQTMPELKDKLWENTNKLQNGLREAGFNLGNTSTCVTPVFLEGSTVEGTLLVKDLRENFGIFTSIVVYPVIPKGMILLRLIPTAAHTDAEIKETIEAFKAIREKLTSGVYAKMEDEMNLDYQQY is encoded by the coding sequence ATGGATATTTTTGAAAGAATAAAAGAAAACAGAGGTCCGTTAGGACAATTTGCAGACTATGGCGAAGGTTATTTCATCTTCCCAAAACTTGAAGGGGAACTTGGCCCAAGAATGAAATTCCAAGGCAAAGAAGTAATTTGCTGGAGTTTAAACAACTATTTGGGACTTGCCAATCACCCAGAAATCAGAAAAACTGATGCCGAAGCGGCTGCACAATACGGGCTTGCATACCCTATGGGAGCGCGTGCCATGTCTGGACAGACTGATAAACACGAAGAGCTAGAACAGCGTTTGGCTAAATTCGTTCAGAAAGAAGCTGCTTATTTATTAAACTTCGGATACCAAGGAATGCTTTCAATCATCGACGCATTACTTAGCCCAAAAGATGTTGTGGTGTATGATAGCGATTCGCACGCTTGTATCGTAGACGGTGTTCGCCTACACATGGGTAAGAGATTTACTTACCAACACAACGATGCCGAAAGTTTAGAAAAAATGCTAGGTCGTGCCGAAAAAATCACCGAAAAAACAGGAGGCGGAATCCTTGTTATCACAGAAGGAGTTTTCGGAATGCGCGGACAGCAAGGAAACTTAAAAGAAGTGGTAGCACTTAAGAAAAAATACAATTTCAGACTTTTGGTAGACGACGCACACGGATTCGGTACTTTGGGCAAAACTGGTGCTGGTGCCGGCGAAGAGCAAGGCGTGCAAGATGAAATTGATGTGTACTTCTCTACTTTTGCTAAATCTATGGCAAGTGTTGGTGCATTCGTAGCAGGCGAAAAACAAATGATTGAGTACCTAAAATACAACATGCGTTCTCAAATCTTTGCTAAATCTTTGCCAATGCCACTCGTAGTAGGTGCATTGAAAAGACTTGACATGCTACAAACCATGCCAGAATTAAAAGATAAACTCTGGGAAAACACCAATAAATTACAAAACGGATTGCGCGAAGCTGGTTTCAATTTAGGAAATACCTCAACCTGCGTTACGCCAGTATTCTTAGAAGGATCCACCGTAGAAGGAACTTTATTGGTAAAAGACTTGCGCGAAAACTTTGGAATCTTCACAAGTATCGTGGTATATCCTGTAATTCCAAAAGGAATGATTCTATTGCGTTTGATCCCAACTGCAGCACACACCGATGCCGAAATCAAAGAAACAATCGAAGCCTTCAAAGCTATTCGCGAAAAATTGACTTCTGGCGTTTATGCTAAAATGGAAGACGAAATGAATTTAGATTACCAACAATACTAA
- a CDS encoding SDR family oxidoreductase translates to MRYAVVTGVSSGIGKAICEKFLAKGLYVFGSVRKKEDAKYFEEKYPNTFHTLVFDTTDYPAVDKAVEEIHKVVGKKGLSVLVNNAGVAKYGPIQHVPIEELRQQYEVNVFAPVYLTQKLLWLLGASKEAKWQGKVIQISSTAGVMTRPMLGPYSSSKHAIEAIYDALRRELMIYGVEVVLIEPGPIKTEIWGKAKSGGNPYKDTDYGEIFAQLDKAVDEIEKIGLPVEAVADKAWEAFVAKKPKARYVVAPKKLMFKAAMYLIPDRMLDKIFYKDLKKLTQES, encoded by the coding sequence ATGAGATATGCAGTAGTTACTGGCGTTTCCTCTGGAATAGGAAAAGCCATTTGCGAAAAGTTTTTAGCCAAAGGCTTGTATGTCTTCGGGAGCGTTCGCAAAAAAGAAGATGCCAAATATTTCGAAGAAAAATACCCAAATACTTTTCACACGCTAGTTTTTGATACAACAGATTATCCTGCAGTGGACAAAGCCGTGGAAGAAATCCACAAAGTGGTGGGCAAAAAAGGCTTGAGCGTACTAGTAAACAACGCAGGAGTTGCCAAATATGGACCTATTCAGCATGTGCCGATTGAAGAATTAAGACAACAATACGAGGTAAATGTCTTTGCCCCCGTATATCTTACACAAAAACTATTGTGGCTACTCGGTGCCTCAAAAGAAGCCAAATGGCAAGGAAAAGTCATTCAAATTAGCTCTACCGCTGGCGTGATGACACGCCCCATGCTAGGACCTTATTCATCGTCTAAACACGCCATAGAAGCCATCTACGATGCACTCAGAAGAGAGCTTATGATTTACGGCGTAGAGGTGGTTTTAATTGAGCCAGGACCAATCAAAACTGAAATTTGGGGCAAAGCCAAATCAGGCGGAAATCCGTATAAAGACACCGATTATGGTGAAATCTTTGCACAATTAGACAAGGCGGTAGACGAAATAGAGAAAATCGGCTTGCCCGTGGAAGCTGTTGCCGACAAAGCGTGGGAAGCTTTTGTAGCTAAAAAACCTAAAGCACGCTATGTCGTGGCTCCAAAAAAATTAATGTTTAAAGCTGCGATGTACCTCATTCCAGATCGCATGCTCGACAAGATTTTCTACAAAGATTTAAAAAAACTTACACAAGAATCATAA
- a CDS encoding PLP-dependent cysteine synthase family protein yields the protein METKKIYNNILELIGNTPMVRLNRITQSVPGEVFAKLEMFNPGHSAKDRIAKYIIEDAEEKGLLKPGATIVETTSGNTGFAIAMNAIVKGYKCIVAVSDKTKEDKIAFLKALGAEVHMCPANVPADDPRSYYETARRIAEETPNSIYINQYFNPKNIEAHYHSTGKEIWEQTEGKITHLFACSGTGGTISGIARYLKEQNPNIKIIGVDADGSVIKHYHETGELDKSLIHSYQIEGLGKNLIPGATDFSVIDEYVKVNDEQSAYRTRELALQEGIMGGYTSGAVLQGLLQYKDNLPADAVSVVVFPDHGSRYMNKVYSDDWMAQQGFNIDKK from the coding sequence GTGGAAACAAAAAAGATTTATAACAATATACTTGAACTCATCGGGAACACCCCCATGGTGCGCCTCAATCGCATTACGCAATCGGTTCCTGGCGAAGTCTTTGCAAAGCTTGAAATGTTCAATCCAGGACATTCTGCCAAAGACCGAATCGCAAAATACATTATAGAAGATGCCGAAGAAAAAGGCTTGCTAAAGCCCGGTGCCACGATTGTAGAAACTACCTCTGGCAACACGGGCTTTGCTATTGCTATGAATGCCATTGTAAAAGGCTACAAATGTATCGTAGCCGTGAGCGATAAAACCAAGGAAGACAAAATTGCATTTCTCAAAGCATTGGGTGCAGAAGTGCATATGTGCCCTGCCAATGTTCCTGCCGACGACCCTCGCTCCTATTACGAAACGGCAAGACGCATCGCCGAAGAAACTCCAAATTCTATTTACATCAATCAATACTTTAATCCCAAAAATATCGAAGCCCATTACCACTCTACGGGCAAGGAGATTTGGGAACAAACAGAGGGCAAAATCACACATTTATTTGCTTGCTCTGGCACTGGCGGAACCATTTCAGGAATTGCTAGATATTTAAAGGAACAAAATCCAAACATCAAAATCATCGGTGTAGATGCCGATGGCTCTGTGATTAAACATTATCACGAAACGGGAGAATTAGATAAAAGTTTAATTCATTCTTACCAAATCGAGGGCTTGGGCAAAAACTTAATCCCTGGTGCCACCGATTTTTCGGTAATTGATGAATATGTAAAAGTAAACGATGAGCAAAGTGCCTACCGCACACGCGAATTGGCTCTGCAAGAAGGAATCATGGGCGGCTATACGAGCGGTGCCGTTTTGCAAGGATTATTGCAATACAAGGATAATTTACCAGCCGATGCCGTGAGCGTTGTGGTATTCCCAGACCATGGCTCTCGCTACATGAACAAAGTGTACAGCGACGATTGGATGGCGCAACAAGGCTTTAACATCGATAAAAAATAA